The Paramisgurnus dabryanus chromosome 1, PD_genome_1.1, whole genome shotgun sequence genome includes a window with the following:
- the LOC135734495 gene encoding tumor necrosis factor receptor superfamily member 13B: MAQSCTEGKYLDVLLRECMPCSMRCNVSGIPTRCSEYCVGWRCNEVSGQFYDRLLKKCLKCSELCGSHPPHCSGVCKSTNAVTVSQRPNGVSAVQSISTGGHPTARAELYSELLLYSLLGLCIVVLTCTLTAAILVLLKRAKGHQQEHQKPNKHGQSSEDSLMAREDDVSQEGSVNQDRPRATETCAYCFSDHTRAPHVLYQQAVPQQTPPACQDSRRHDNGLLYHPANANYDKRRSFRIICSPTQTSM; the protein is encoded by the exons ATGGCACAAAGTTGTACAGAGGGGAAGTATTTGGACGTGCTGCTGCGAGAGTGTATGCCCTGCAGCATGCGCTGTAATGTTTCAGGGATTCCCACACGCTGTTCAGAATACTGTG TGGGCTGGAGATGCAACGAGGTGTCTGGCCAGTTTTATGACAGATTGCTGAAGAAGTGTTTGAAGTGCTCAGAGCTGTGTGGCAGTCACCCACCGCATTGCTCAGGGGTGTGCAAGA GCACAAATGCAGTGACCGTGTCACAGAGACCTAACGGTGTGTCTGCAGTACAGTCGATCAGCACAGGAGGGCACCCGACAGCTCGAGCAGAGCTTTACTCAGAGCTGCTGCTGTATTCACTGCTGGGTCTCTGTATAGTTGTGCTCACGTGCACATTGACTGCAGCCATACTGGTTCTCCTGAAGAGAGCAAAGGGACACCAGCAGGAGCACCAGAAGCCAAATAAACATGGACAATCATCTGAAG ATTCTCTGATGGCTCGGGAAGATGATGTCTCTCAGGAGGGCAGTGTGAATCAGGACAGACCGAGGGCGACAGAAACCTGTGCTTATTGCTTCTCTGACCACACGAGGGCGCCACACGTGCTTTACCAGCAGGCCGTACCTCAGCAGACACCACCCGCGTGTCAGGACAGCCGTCGCCATGACAACGGGCTGCTCTATCATCCGGCTAACGCTAATTATGACAAGAGAAGATCCTTCCGAATTATATGTTCACCTACACAAACAAGCATGTGA